One window of Burkholderia thailandensis E264 genomic DNA carries:
- a CDS encoding ATP-binding protein encodes MRKPIDSLFGRLALLVVGVLLLSHFAWYFAIRLERNQFQTRYAVEEAAFLVDAVRQHAERSPDQPLPSRVRLVAPDSGDVPDANLDLPTPLKRFTDDLRDRLPAGSQVRIGRPGHPPVLWVKQPTDRDWIVVPVQPLRPPRSLDRMVLWLALIFSAAVMAALFAAWQLQQPLSSLARAVARFGRGMAVPPLPERGPRELRQLTHGFNQMVQQVSRAENDRAVMLAGVAHDLRTPLARMRLRAEMMDDARLRDGVVRDVDSMTHIVDQFLVFAHGDVDRSEAVPVDQACERIARTYRAVSPNAPGVRTELAAGPGFRLPAATLDRVLSNLLDNAHAYGAPPVVISTARTAAGYTLAVSDHGKGIAPRDLADATRPFVRLDPARGGNGHSGLGLAIVERLVQRTGGTCEIGNREEGGLRVAMTFAFDVVPKAEPQAAAS; translated from the coding sequence ATGCGCAAACCCATTGATTCGCTGTTCGGGCGGCTCGCGCTCCTCGTCGTCGGCGTGCTGTTGTTGTCGCACTTCGCGTGGTACTTCGCGATCCGGCTCGAGCGCAATCAGTTCCAGACACGCTATGCGGTCGAGGAGGCGGCGTTCCTCGTCGACGCGGTGCGCCAGCACGCGGAGCGCTCGCCCGACCAGCCGCTGCCGTCGCGAGTGCGGCTCGTCGCGCCGGACAGCGGCGACGTGCCCGACGCGAACCTGGATTTGCCGACCCCGCTCAAGCGTTTCACGGACGACCTGCGCGACCGCCTGCCGGCCGGCTCGCAGGTGCGCATCGGCAGGCCGGGCCATCCGCCCGTGCTGTGGGTCAAGCAGCCGACCGATCGCGACTGGATCGTCGTGCCGGTTCAGCCGCTGCGGCCGCCGCGCTCGCTCGACCGGATGGTGCTCTGGCTCGCGTTGATCTTCTCGGCCGCGGTGATGGCGGCGCTCTTCGCCGCATGGCAGTTGCAGCAGCCGCTCAGCTCGCTCGCGCGCGCGGTCGCGCGTTTCGGCCGCGGAATGGCGGTGCCGCCGCTGCCCGAGCGCGGGCCGCGCGAGCTGCGCCAGCTCACGCACGGCTTCAACCAGATGGTTCAGCAGGTGTCGCGCGCGGAGAACGACCGCGCGGTGATGCTGGCGGGCGTCGCGCACGACCTGCGCACGCCGCTCGCACGGATGAGGCTGCGCGCCGAGATGATGGACGACGCGCGGCTGCGCGACGGCGTCGTGCGCGACGTCGATTCGATGACGCACATCGTCGATCAATTCCTTGTGTTCGCGCACGGCGACGTCGACCGCAGCGAGGCCGTGCCCGTCGACCAGGCGTGCGAGCGGATCGCACGCACGTACCGCGCCGTGTCGCCGAACGCGCCCGGCGTGCGGACCGAGCTCGCGGCGGGGCCGGGCTTTCGCCTGCCGGCGGCGACGCTCGACCGGGTGCTGTCGAACCTGCTCGACAATGCGCACGCATACGGCGCGCCGCCCGTCGTGATCTCGACCGCGCGCACCGCGGCGGGCTACACGCTGGCCGTCAGCGACCACGGCAAGGGCATCGCGCCGCGCGATCTCGCGGACGCGACGCGTCCGTTCGTGCGGCTCGATCCGGCGCGCGGCGGCAACGGGCACAGCGGCCTCGGGCTCGCGATCGTCGAGCGGCTCGTGCAGCGCACGGGTGGCACTTGCGAGATCGGCAACCGGGAAGAAGGGGGCCTGCGGGTCGCGATGACGTTTGCGTTCGACGTCGTGCCGAAGGCGGAGCCGCAGGCGGCGGCATCCTGA
- a CDS encoding ABC transporter ATP-binding protein, which produces MNTQMHKLFVDDLHKRYGNNEVLKGVSLRANAGDVISVIGSSGSGKSTMLRCINFLEQPNAGRIFVDGEEVRTAQDKTGALKAADSKQLQRVRTKLAMVFQHFNLWAHMNVLENVMEAPVHVLGISKREAEDRAREYLEKVGLAPRVEKQYPSHLSGGQQQRVAIARALAMHPDVMLFDEPTSALDPELVGEVLKVMQKLAEEGRTMIVVTHEMGFARNVSNHVMFLHQGRVEEEGAPADVFGGTKSERLKQFLSGSLK; this is translated from the coding sequence ATGAACACCCAGATGCACAAGCTCTTCGTCGACGATCTCCACAAGCGCTACGGCAACAACGAAGTTTTGAAGGGCGTCTCACTGCGCGCGAACGCGGGCGACGTGATCAGCGTGATCGGCTCGTCCGGCTCGGGCAAGAGCACGATGCTACGCTGCATCAACTTCCTCGAGCAGCCGAACGCGGGCCGCATCTTCGTCGACGGCGAGGAAGTGCGCACCGCGCAGGACAAGACAGGCGCGCTGAAGGCCGCCGATTCGAAGCAGCTCCAGCGCGTGCGCACGAAGCTCGCGATGGTGTTCCAGCACTTCAATCTGTGGGCGCACATGAACGTGCTGGAGAACGTGATGGAAGCGCCGGTGCACGTGCTGGGGATATCGAAGCGCGAGGCGGAGGATCGCGCGCGCGAATATCTGGAAAAAGTGGGCCTGGCGCCGCGCGTGGAGAAGCAATATCCGTCGCACCTGTCGGGCGGGCAGCAGCAGCGCGTCGCGATTGCGCGGGCGCTGGCGATGCACCCGGACGTGATGCTGTTCGACGAGCCGACGTCGGCGCTCGATCCGGAGCTGGTCGGCGAAGTGCTGAAGGTGATGCAGAAGCTCGCGGAGGAAGGCCGGACGATGATCGTCGTCACGCACGAGATGGGCTTCGCGCGCAACGTGTCGAATCACGTGATGTTCCTGCATCAGGGGCGCGTCGAGGAAGAAGGCGCGCCCGCCGACGTGTTCGGCGGCACGAAGAGCGAGCGCCTGAAGCAGTTCCTGTCGGGCAGCCTCAAGTAA
- a CDS encoding ABC transporter substrate-binding protein, with translation MKKLALCAALALAAGGAFAKEWKTVRIGVDASYPPFESTAPSGEIVGFDVDLANEVCKRINAKCTWTPQDLDGIIPALKAKKFDVIVSSLTVTDKRREQIDFSDKLYDAPARMIAKAGSPLLPSVESLKGKRVGVEQGSTQETFAKAHWEPKGVTIVSYQNQDQVYADLGSGRLDATLQDEFQADYGFLRTPRGKGFAWAGPAVKDPKTLGDGTAMGLRKDDADLKNAINRALASMHKDGTYDRLSRKYFPYSVYSAK, from the coding sequence ATGAAGAAGCTCGCCTTGTGCGCAGCCCTCGCCCTTGCGGCGGGCGGCGCCTTCGCGAAGGAATGGAAGACCGTGCGGATCGGCGTCGACGCCAGCTATCCGCCGTTCGAATCGACCGCGCCGAGCGGCGAGATCGTCGGATTCGACGTCGATCTCGCGAACGAGGTCTGCAAGCGGATCAACGCGAAGTGCACATGGACGCCGCAGGATCTCGACGGCATCATCCCCGCGCTGAAGGCGAAGAAATTCGACGTGATCGTGTCGTCGCTGACCGTCACCGACAAGCGCCGCGAGCAGATCGACTTCTCCGACAAGCTGTACGACGCGCCCGCGCGGATGATCGCGAAGGCGGGCTCGCCGCTCCTGCCGAGCGTCGAGTCGCTGAAAGGCAAGCGCGTCGGCGTCGAGCAGGGCTCGACCCAGGAGACTTTCGCGAAGGCGCACTGGGAGCCGAAGGGCGTGACGATCGTGTCGTACCAGAACCAGGATCAGGTGTACGCCGATCTCGGCTCGGGCCGTCTCGACGCGACGCTGCAAGACGAGTTCCAGGCCGACTACGGCTTCCTGCGCACGCCGCGCGGCAAGGGTTTCGCATGGGCGGGCCCGGCCGTGAAGGACCCGAAGACGCTCGGCGACGGCACCGCGATGGGCTTGCGCAAGGACGACGCGGACCTGAAGAACGCGATCAACCGCGCGCTCGCGTCGATGCACAAGGACGGCACGTACGACAGGCTGTCGCGCAAGTACTTCCCGTACAGCGTCTATTCGGCGAAGTAA
- a CDS encoding ABC transporter permease, whose product MFLQGYGPLILSGTWQTVKLAVLSLALSFLLGLVGAAAKLSRNRISNGIGTLYTTLIRGVPDLVLMLLLFYSLQIWLNQFTDLMNWDQIDIDPFAAGVLVLGFIYGAYFTETFRGAFLSVPRGQLEAGSAYGMTDWQVFARIMFPQMMRFALPGIGNNWQVLVKSTALVSIIGLADVVKASQDAGKGTLRFFFFTLLAGAIYLAITTISNFVLMWLEKRYSTGVRKADL is encoded by the coding sequence ATGTTTCTTCAAGGCTACGGCCCGCTGATACTCTCCGGCACCTGGCAGACCGTCAAGCTCGCGGTGCTGTCGCTCGCGCTGTCGTTCCTGCTCGGCCTCGTCGGCGCGGCGGCGAAACTGTCGAGGAACCGCATCTCGAACGGCATCGGCACGCTCTACACGACGCTCATCCGCGGCGTGCCGGACCTCGTGCTGATGCTGCTTCTCTTCTACAGCCTGCAGATCTGGCTGAACCAGTTCACCGACCTGATGAACTGGGATCAGATCGACATCGATCCGTTCGCGGCCGGCGTGCTCGTGCTCGGCTTCATCTACGGCGCGTACTTCACCGAGACGTTCCGCGGCGCGTTCCTGTCGGTGCCGCGCGGCCAGCTCGAGGCGGGCAGCGCGTACGGGATGACGGACTGGCAGGTGTTCGCGCGGATCATGTTCCCGCAGATGATGCGCTTCGCGCTGCCCGGCATCGGCAACAACTGGCAAGTGCTCGTGAAGTCGACGGCGCTCGTGTCGATCATCGGCTTGGCCGACGTCGTGAAGGCGTCGCAGGACGCGGGCAAGGGCACGCTGCGGTTCTTCTTCTTCACGCTGCTTGCGGGCGCGATCTATCTCGCGATCACGACGATCTCGAACTTCGTGCTGATGTGGCTCGAGAAGCGTTATTCGACGGGCGTACGCAAGGCTGACCTATGA
- a CDS encoding periplasmic heavy metal sensor encodes MYKKTSRLAIAAAVLALSFSAVSRAAPPDMPPPGGPGQHHRMEGGPFMMMQQIHGKLNLSAAQEQQWQAAVNTMKQNRDAMRKSHDALRQQFQAQQNQPILDLNALHAARQQAEQQNAQLREQTASAWLAFYNGLDDQQKTTVSTALKQQFSKMEARRAKMKERWEQRRAAKGASAPAPQQ; translated from the coding sequence ATGTACAAGAAGACTTCCCGCCTCGCCATCGCCGCCGCCGTGCTCGCCCTGTCGTTCAGCGCCGTCTCGCGCGCCGCGCCGCCCGACATGCCGCCGCCGGGCGGCCCGGGCCAGCATCACCGCATGGAAGGCGGCCCGTTCATGATGATGCAGCAAATCCACGGCAAGCTGAACCTGAGCGCCGCGCAGGAGCAACAATGGCAGGCCGCCGTCAACACGATGAAGCAGAACCGCGACGCGATGCGCAAGAGCCACGACGCGCTGCGCCAGCAGTTCCAGGCGCAGCAGAACCAGCCGATCCTCGACCTGAACGCGCTGCACGCGGCGCGCCAGCAGGCCGAGCAGCAGAACGCGCAGTTGCGCGAGCAGACGGCTTCCGCGTGGCTCGCCTTCTATAACGGCCTGGACGACCAGCAGAAGACGACGGTCAGCACCGCGCTCAAGCAGCAATTCTCGAAGATGGAAGCGCGTCGCGCGAAGATGAAGGAGCGCTGGGAGCAGCGGCGCGCGGCGAAGGGCGCGTCGGCGCCTGCGCCGCAGCAGTGA
- a CDS encoding response regulator translates to MTTQILIVDDDQELRDLLRDYLVRQGIEVSVLHDAASLEKRLERERPDLIVLDLMMPGVDGLTALRQLRAAGDDIPVIMLTARADDVDRIVGLELGADDYLGKPFNPRELLARAQAVLRRRRTTPSAAAPEQREPYAFGRFVLDFQSRTLSVDSKPATLSSSEFALLKIFVNHALRTLTRERLLELLHGPEYDGTDRGIDVQVWRLRRILETDPSTPRFIQTVRGRGYVFVPNGEAHAQTH, encoded by the coding sequence ATGACTACTCAGATCCTCATCGTCGACGACGACCAAGAACTGCGCGATCTGCTGCGCGATTACCTCGTGCGGCAGGGCATCGAGGTATCGGTGCTGCACGACGCCGCGTCGCTCGAGAAGCGCCTCGAGCGCGAGCGCCCCGATCTCATCGTGCTCGATCTGATGATGCCGGGCGTCGACGGCCTCACCGCGCTGCGCCAGTTGCGCGCGGCGGGCGACGACATTCCGGTGATCATGCTGACCGCGCGCGCGGACGACGTCGACCGGATCGTCGGCCTCGAGCTCGGCGCGGACGATTACCTCGGCAAGCCGTTCAACCCGCGCGAGCTGCTCGCGCGCGCGCAGGCGGTGCTGCGCCGCCGCCGCACGACGCCGTCGGCGGCGGCGCCCGAGCAGCGTGAGCCGTACGCGTTCGGCCGCTTCGTGCTGGACTTCCAGTCGCGCACGCTGTCGGTCGACAGCAAGCCGGCGACGCTGTCGAGCAGCGAATTCGCGCTCTTGAAGATCTTCGTCAACCATGCGCTGCGCACGCTGACCCGCGAGCGCCTGCTCGAGTTGCTGCACGGCCCGGAGTACGACGGCACCGACCGCGGGATCGACGTGCAGGTCTGGCGCCTGCGCCGGATTCTCGAAACCGATCCGTCGACGCCGCGTTTCATCCAGACGGTGCGCGGGCGCGGCTACGTGTTCGTGCCGAACGGCGAGGCTCATGCGCAAACCCATTGA
- a CDS encoding ABC transporter permease, which produces MDLGFFDPNRTANASAWRVLPNRWDFVAFPLIICVIAMAAIGFHETMAPIATLGTQKISLDPANLPEYALRTTLRMLAAMVASLAFTLVYGTLAAKSRRAGMVLVPILDILQSVPVLGYISFTVTFFLALIPSRVLGAELAAIFAIFTSQAWNMTFSFYQSLRTVPRDLDEVSRGFHLTAWQRFWKLEVPFSMPGLIWNMMMSMSGGWFFVVASEAITVGNHTITLPGIGAYLAQAIVEKNLGAVGWVILAMTVVILAYDQFLFRPLVAWADKFRMETTSSGNAPESWLLDLVRRTRLIHQLLVPAGWFFARLARIPLRVPSLDAVRFSMPRVEKKASRAADIAWAIAVIVGTLYVAWRVFAYVKTGVTLAEVGHVFVLGLITLLRVALLIAIASLVWVPIGVWIGLRPAIAEKAQPLAQFLAAFPANLLFPVFVIVIARFHLNADIWLSPLIVLGTQWYILFNVIAGATAYPNDYREAATNFRIRGWQWWRQAILPGIFPYYVTGAITASGGAWNASIVSEFVQWGDTKIEAHGLGAYIAQTTAAGDYPKIILGIAVMSLFVTLFNRLLWRPLYAYAEAKLRLD; this is translated from the coding sequence ATGGATCTCGGATTCTTCGATCCGAACCGGACCGCCAACGCATCCGCGTGGCGCGTCCTGCCGAACCGCTGGGATTTCGTCGCGTTTCCGCTCATCATCTGCGTGATCGCGATGGCCGCGATCGGCTTTCACGAGACGATGGCGCCCATCGCGACCCTCGGCACGCAGAAGATTTCGCTCGATCCGGCGAACCTGCCGGAGTACGCGCTGCGCACGACGCTGCGGATGCTCGCCGCGATGGTCGCGTCGCTCGCGTTCACGCTCGTCTACGGCACGCTCGCCGCGAAGAGCCGCCGCGCGGGGATGGTGCTCGTGCCGATCCTCGATATCCTGCAATCGGTGCCGGTGCTCGGGTATATCTCGTTTACGGTCACGTTCTTCCTCGCGCTGATCCCGAGCCGCGTGCTCGGCGCCGAGCTGGCGGCGATCTTCGCGATCTTCACGAGCCAGGCGTGGAACATGACGTTCAGCTTCTACCAGTCGCTGCGCACGGTGCCGCGCGATCTCGACGAAGTGTCGCGCGGCTTTCACCTGACCGCGTGGCAGCGCTTCTGGAAGCTCGAAGTGCCTTTCTCGATGCCGGGCCTCATCTGGAACATGATGATGTCGATGTCGGGCGGGTGGTTCTTCGTCGTCGCGTCCGAGGCGATCACGGTCGGCAACCACACGATCACGCTGCCCGGCATCGGCGCTTATCTTGCGCAGGCGATCGTCGAGAAGAACCTCGGCGCGGTCGGCTGGGTGATTCTCGCGATGACGGTGGTGATCCTCGCGTACGACCAGTTCCTGTTCCGTCCGCTCGTCGCGTGGGCGGACAAGTTCCGGATGGAGACGACGAGCTCGGGCAACGCGCCCGAATCGTGGCTGCTCGACCTCGTGCGCCGCACGCGCCTCATCCATCAGTTGCTCGTGCCCGCAGGCTGGTTCTTCGCGCGGCTCGCGCGGATTCCGCTGCGCGTGCCGTCGCTCGACGCGGTCCGCTTCTCGATGCCGCGCGTCGAGAAGAAGGCGTCGCGCGCGGCGGACATCGCGTGGGCGATCGCCGTGATCGTCGGCACGCTCTACGTTGCGTGGCGCGTGTTCGCGTACGTGAAGACGGGCGTGACGCTTGCCGAGGTCGGCCACGTGTTCGTGCTCGGGCTGATCACGCTGCTGCGCGTGGCGCTGCTGATCGCGATCGCGTCGCTCGTCTGGGTGCCGATCGGCGTATGGATCGGCCTGCGGCCCGCGATCGCCGAGAAGGCGCAGCCGCTCGCGCAGTTCCTCGCGGCGTTTCCGGCGAACCTGCTGTTCCCGGTGTTCGTGATCGTGATCGCGCGTTTTCACCTGAACGCGGACATCTGGCTGTCGCCCCTCATCGTGCTCGGCACCCAGTGGTATATCCTGTTCAACGTGATCGCGGGCGCGACCGCCTATCCGAACGACTATCGCGAGGCGGCCACCAATTTCCGCATCCGCGGCTGGCAGTGGTGGCGGCAGGCGATCCTGCCCGGCATCTTCCCGTATTACGTGACGGGCGCGATCACCGCGTCGGGCGGCGCTTGGAACGCGAGCATCGTGTCGGAGTTCGTCCAGTGGGGCGACACCAAGATCGAGGCGCACGGCCTCGGCGCGTACATCGCGCAGACGACGGCCGCGGGCGACTACCCGAAGATCATCCTGGGCATCGCCGTGATGTCCCTGTTCGTCACCTTGTTCAACCGCCTGTTGTGGCGTCCGCTGTACGCGTACGCCGAAGCGAAGCTGCGTCTCGATTGA
- a CDS encoding ABC transporter permease: MIELIQEYWRNYLYTDGYRFTGLAITLWLLVVSIGIGFCLSVPLAVARVSKKKWLAGAVWLYTYVFRGTPLYVQLLLCYTGLYSLQAVRGTPMLDAFFRDGMNCTLLAFTLNTCAYTTEIFAGAIKSTSYGEIEAARAYGMSTFTLYRRIVLPSALRRALPLYSNEVILMLHATTVAFTATVPDILKIARDVNSATYMSFHAFGIAALLYLAISFTLVWLFRRAERRWLAYLRPQGK, encoded by the coding sequence ATGATCGAACTGATCCAAGAATACTGGCGCAATTACCTGTATACGGACGGGTATCGCTTCACCGGCCTCGCGATCACGCTGTGGCTGCTCGTCGTGTCGATCGGGATCGGCTTCTGTCTTTCGGTGCCGCTCGCGGTCGCGCGCGTGTCGAAGAAGAAATGGCTCGCGGGCGCCGTCTGGCTCTATACGTACGTGTTCCGCGGCACGCCGCTCTACGTGCAGCTGCTCCTCTGCTACACGGGCCTCTATAGCCTGCAGGCCGTGCGCGGCACGCCGATGCTCGACGCGTTCTTCCGCGACGGGATGAACTGCACGCTGCTCGCGTTCACGCTGAACACCTGCGCGTACACGACCGAGATCTTCGCGGGCGCGATCAAGTCGACGTCGTACGGCGAGATCGAGGCGGCCCGGGCTTACGGGATGTCGACCTTCACGCTGTATCGCCGGATCGTGCTGCCGTCGGCGCTGCGCCGCGCGCTGCCGCTCTACAGCAACGAAGTGATCCTGATGCTGCACGCGACGACGGTCGCGTTCACGGCGACCGTGCCCGATATCCTGAAGATCGCGCGCGACGTCAATTCGGCGACCTACATGTCGTTCCATGCGTTCGGCATCGCCGCCCTCCTCTATCTCGCGATCTCGTTTACGCTCGTGTGGCTGTTCCGCCGCGCCGAGCGCCGCTGGCTCGCGTATCTGCGCCCGCAAGGCAAATGA
- a CDS encoding double-stranded DNA-specific endonuclease — protein MAGNLVIVCRDQDADAFDQLMQEYGSFQTRLSSTAWYLNMNIVPETLQEDILDRLGKYTTLYIFEATSVTYNTIDSNAAETLSTLFGE, from the coding sequence ATGGCAGGAAATCTGGTTATCGTGTGCCGGGACCAGGACGCCGACGCGTTCGATCAACTGATGCAGGAGTACGGCTCGTTCCAGACGCGGCTGTCGTCGACGGCCTGGTATCTGAACATGAACATCGTGCCGGAGACGCTGCAGGAGGACATCCTCGACCGTCTCGGCAAGTACACGACGCTTTACATCTTCGAGGCGACGAGCGTCACCTACAACACGATCGACAGCAACGCCGCCGAGACGCTCAGCACGCTCTTCGGCGAGTGA
- a CDS encoding pirin family protein, producing the protein MFEIRRAGDRGHANHGWLDTCHSFSFADYRDPEHVHFGALRVLNDDRIAPTRGFGMHPHRDMEIVTYVLEGALAHRDSMGNGSIVRAGDVQRMSAGTGIVHSEYNASRDAPLHLLQIWLLPTEPGGRPGYQEARFADVDKRGRLRLVASPDGRDGAVSVRSDASIYAALVDGAERAEFALPAGRRAYVHVARGSVEVNGEALAAGDGARIADVGTVVFERGEHAEVLLFDLA; encoded by the coding sequence ATGTTCGAGATCCGCCGCGCGGGCGATCGCGGCCATGCCAATCATGGCTGGCTCGATACTTGCCACAGCTTTTCGTTCGCCGACTATCGCGATCCCGAGCACGTGCACTTCGGCGCGCTGCGCGTGCTGAACGACGATCGCATCGCGCCGACGCGCGGCTTCGGCATGCATCCGCACCGCGACATGGAGATCGTCACGTACGTGCTCGAAGGCGCGCTCGCGCACCGCGACAGCATGGGCAACGGCTCGATCGTCCGGGCGGGCGACGTGCAGCGGATGAGCGCGGGCACGGGGATCGTGCACAGCGAATACAACGCGTCGCGGGACGCGCCGCTGCATCTGCTGCAGATCTGGCTGCTGCCGACCGAGCCGGGCGGCCGGCCCGGCTATCAGGAGGCGCGCTTCGCCGACGTCGACAAACGCGGCCGGCTGCGGCTCGTCGCGTCGCCCGACGGGCGCGACGGGGCGGTGTCGGTGCGCTCGGACGCGTCGATCTATGCGGCGCTCGTCGACGGCGCCGAGCGCGCCGAGTTCGCGCTGCCGGCCGGCCGGCGCGCGTACGTGCATGTCGCGCGCGGCAGCGTGGAGGTGAACGGCGAGGCGCTCGCGGCGGGCGACGGCGCGCGGATCGCCGACGTCGGGACCGTCGTGTTCGAGCGCGGCGAGCATGCGGAGGTGTTGCTGTTCGATCTCGCGTGA